A stretch of Henckelia pumila isolate YLH828 chromosome 4, ASM3356847v2, whole genome shotgun sequence DNA encodes these proteins:
- the LOC140865687 gene encoding dof zinc finger protein DOF3.7-like gives MDTNAQWPQGIGVGKAQGAVDQKKPRPQKEQAINCPRCSSTNTKFCYYNNYSLSQPRYFCKTCRRYWTEGGTLRNVPVGGGSRKNKRSSSSSTVNINPASKKLVVVPSPPNFSPQNNSKIHQGQDLNLAYNPSSHYNGFPEFIPFPFGNDHHHHDAKNLESQNPTYFPVMELLKTGIGSRPGSLTSFMTNNIPPVSDHSNSVFSSAAAGNNFPVHGFKSSLGFSLDNHGVDHSQNGYGNLQDHTNSSRILFPFEELKPNEKFDDQQDRGQAESNGYWINGMLPEGSW, from the exons ATGGATACTAATGCTCAGTGGCCACAG GGAATCGGAGTAGGGAAAGCACAAGGTGCAGTGGATCAGAAGAAGCCGAGGCCTCAAAAGGAACAAGCCATAAACTGCCCTAGATGCAGCTCCACAAACACAAAGTTCTGTTATTACAACAACTACAGTCTCTCCCAGCCAAGATACTTCTGCAAGACATGTAGAAGGTACTGGACCGAAGGTGGAACCTTGAGAAATGTCCCCGTCGGCGGAGgatcaagaaaaaacaaaagatcttcttcttcttccaccGTAAATATTAATCCAGCTTCCAAGAAACTAGTAGTGGTCCCCAGCCCACCAAATTTCTCCCCTCAGAATAATTCCAAGATCCACCAAGGCCAAGACCTGAATTTAGCTTACAATCCTTCATCCCACTACAATGGGTTCCCCGAATTCATCCCTTTCCCATTCGGAAatgatcatcatcatcatgacgCCAAGAATCTTGAATCTCAAAACCCTACTTATTTCCCGGTCATGGAGCTTCTCAAGACCGGGATCGGCTCCAGGCCGGGATCGCTGACTTCTTTCATGACCAATAATATCCCACCGGTTTCTGATCATTCTAACTCGGTTTTTTCGTCGGCCGCCGCGGGCAACAATTTTCCCGTGCATGGGTTCAAATCAAGCTTGGGTTTTTCGTTAGATAATCATGGAGTGGATCATAGTCAGAATGGGTACGGGAATCTGCAAGATCATACCAACTCGTCGAGGATTTTGTTCCCTTTTGAAGAATTGAAGCCCAACGAGAAATTTGATGATCAGCAAGATAGAGGGCAGGCGGAATCAAATGGATACTGGATTAATGGAATGCTTCCGGAGGGTTCTTGGTGA
- the LOC140894479 gene encoding pentatricopeptide repeat-containing protein At1g11290, chloroplastic-like isoform X1, which translates to MNLTFQPPPFVWNKPANVISLQNPIRCKLDIGDVNSTAYATALDSCGCIRFGKQVHAHLLKNGFHRREFVGTKLMQMYGRYGCPQYVVQVFDKMPERNLYTYTAILNLFLDNQLFQEAFIYFEELLFQDVELEFFVFPVALKICGEYGGVELGRQLHGMVLKNGVFSHIYVGNSLIDMYGKCGSLDDAKRILSQMSTRDCVSWNSMVTACAANGMVFEAMEFLEVISRESDSTPNLVSWSALISGFAQNGYDQQALDLLYKMRASGCDPNARTLASVLPACARLKKLRLGKEIYGYITRHGFMSSPYVVNGLVDLYRRIGDMESAYKIFLKFSVRDEVSYNTMIAGYCDNGLILKAKELFDEMECEGARKDLISWNTMISGFADNFRFTEALRMFIELIQKGEVEADTFTLGSALGACADTESLILGKGIHSYCIIKGLESNLFVSGALVDMYCRCQELESAEIALQRAQERDIVIWNALISGYSRCNQMENMQNCLQQMRADGFEPNVYTWNGIIAGYVENDHHELALQLFSEMQASKVKPDLYTVGIVLPACSRLATIQRGKQIHAYAIRCGFESDAYIVAALIDMYAKCGTINRAKLVHARTNGRSYNLVTQNAMLNAYAMHGHGEDGIALFRDMLMDGCTPDNVTFLAVLSSCVHAGAVDTGVEFFDLMGNYAVTPTLKHYTCMVDLLSRAGQLKQACKVIESMPMDPDTVLWGALLNGCVIHGDVNLGEMAASKLFELEPNNSGNYVMLANLYASTARWHQLKKIRQHMKDEQLQKNPGCSWIEDKDETHVFMACDLSHERAKEIYDVLDNLTAQMRLKQV; encoded by the coding sequence ATGAATTTGACTTTCCAACCGCCGCCATTTGTATGGAACAAGCCCGCAAACGTAATTTCATTGCAAAACCCAATAAGATGCAAGCTCGATATTGGAGATGTAAATTCCACTGCCTACGCTACCGCACTTGACTCCTGCGGCTGCATAAGATTTGGAAAACAGGTTCACGCCCACTTGCTCAAGAATGGGTTCCACAGGCGAGAGTTTGTTGGGACCAAACTGATGCAAATGTATGGGAGATATGGTTGTCCCCAGTATGTCGTTCAAGTGTTTGACAAAATGCCCGAGAGGAACTTGTACACATATACAGCGATCCTCAACCTATTTTTAGATAATCAGCTCTTTCAAGaagcttttatttattttgaggaGTTGCTGTTCCAGGATGTTGAGTTGGAGTTTTTCGTCTTCCCGGTGGCGTTGAAGATATGCGGGGAATACGGAGGGGTCGAATTGGGGAGACAGTTACACGGGATGGTGTTGAAAAATGGAGTGTTTTCTCATATTTATGTTGGGAATTCGTTGATTGATATGTATGGAAAATGTGGGAGTTTGGACGACGCCAAGAGGATTTTGAGTCAAATGTCGACAAGGGATTGTGTTTCCTGGAATTCAATGGTTACTGCCTGTGCTGCTAATGGGATGGTGTTTGAAGCAATGGAGTTTTTGGAAGTGATATCGAGGGAGAGTGACTCGACACCAAACCTTGTTTCTTGGAGTGCCTTGATTAGTGGGTTTGCTCAGAACGGATACGACCAGCAAGCTCTTGATTTACTGTACAAAATGAGGGCTTCGGGATGTGATCCGAATGCACGTACATTAGCAAGTGTCCTTCCAGCCTGCGCAAGATTGAAAAAATTGAGATTGGGGAAAGAAATCTACGGATACATAACAAGACATGGGTTTATGTCTAGTCCTTATGTTGTTAATGGATTGGTTGATCTTTACAGGAGGATTGGCGATATGGAAAGTGCTTACAAGATCTTTTTGAAGTTTTCAGTGAGAGATGAGGTATCTTATAATACTATGATAGCAGGGTATTGTGATAACGGGTTGATTCTAAAGGCAAAAGAGCTATTTGATGAAATGGAATGTGAAGGTGCAAGGAAGGATTTGATTTCTTGGAACACTATGATTTCGGGGTTCGCAGATAATTTCAGATTCACAGAGGCTTTGAGAATGTTCATAGAATTAATACAGAAGGGAGAAGTTGAAGCAGATACATTTACCTTGGGGAGTGCTCTTGGAGCTTGCGCTGACACGGAATCTCTGATATTAGGTAAAGGGATTCATTCATATTGCATCATCAAAGGCCTCGAGTCAAATCTGTTTGTGAGTGGAGCATTAGTAGACATGTACTGCAGATGCCAGGAACTGGAATCTGCAGAAATAGCCTTACAGCGGGCACAGGAAAGAGATATAGTGATATGGAACGCTTTAATTTCGGGTTATTCTCGATGCAACCAGATGGAAAATATGCAAAACTGTCTGCAACAGATGAGAGCCGATGGATTTGAGCCTAATGTATATACGTGGAATGGAATAATTGCAGGATATGTGGAGAACGACCACCATGAGTTGGCTCTGCAGTTGTTCTCTGAGATGCAGGCTTCAAAAGTGAAACCTGATTTATATACGGTTGGTATAGTTTTACCTGCATGCTCAAGGTTAGCCACGATCCAACGGGGCAAGCAAATTCATGCTTATGCTATCAGATGTGGATTTGAATCAGATGCTTATATTGTGGCAGCTCTGATAGATATGTATGCCAAGTGCGGTACGATCAACCGTGCAAAACTAGTTCATGCAAGGACGAACGGAAGAAGCTACAATTTGGTAACCCAAAATGCGATGCTAAATGCATATGCAATGCATGGACATGGAGAGGATGGGATTGCTCTCTTCCGTGACATGCTGATGGATGGTTGTACACCAGACAATGTGACTTTCCTAGCTGTTCTTTCGTCATGTGTTCATGCAGGAGCAGTGGATACAGGAGTAGAGTTCTTTGATTTGATGGGGAACTATGCTGTTACACCGACCTTAAAACATTATACATGTATGGTTGACCTCCTAAGTCGTGCTGGCCAGCTCAAACAAGCTTGCAAAGTGATCGAGAGCATGCCTATGGATCCGGATACGGTGCTTTGGGGTGCCTTGCTAAACGGTTGTGTTATTCATGGGGATGTGAATCTAGGCGAAATGGCAGCATCTAAGCTTTTCGAGTTGGAACCAAATAATTCAGGGAACTATGTGATGCTTGCAAATCTATATGCTTCTACTGCTAGATGGCatcaacttaaaaaaataagacAGCATATGAAGGATGAACAGCTGCAAAAGAATCCAGGATGCAGTTGGATTGAGGATAAAGATGAAACTCATGTGTTTATGGCATGTGACTTGTCTCACGAAAGAGCAAAAGAGATTTATGATGTTTTGGATAATTTAACAGCACAGATGAGATTGAAACAGGTTTAG
- the LOC140894479 gene encoding pentatricopeptide repeat-containing protein At3g03580-like isoform X2, whose translation MVLKNGVFSHIYVGNSLIDMYGKCGSLDDAKRILSQMSTRDCVSWNSMVTACAANGMVFEAMEFLEVISRESDSTPNLVSWSALISGFAQNGYDQQALDLLYKMRASGCDPNARTLASVLPACARLKKLRLGKEIYGYITRHGFMSSPYVVNGLVDLYRRIGDMESAYKIFLKFSVRDEVSYNTMIAGYCDNGLILKAKELFDEMECEGARKDLISWNTMISGFADNFRFTEALRMFIELIQKGEVEADTFTLGSALGACADTESLILGKGIHSYCIIKGLESNLFVSGALVDMYCRCQELESAEIALQRAQERDIVIWNALISGYSRCNQMENMQNCLQQMRADGFEPNVYTWNGIIAGYVENDHHELALQLFSEMQASKVKPDLYTVGIVLPACSRLATIQRGKQIHAYAIRCGFESDAYIVAALIDMYAKCGTINRAKLVHARTNGRSYNLVTQNAMLNAYAMHGHGEDGIALFRDMLMDGCTPDNVTFLAVLSSCVHAGAVDTGVEFFDLMGNYAVTPTLKHYTCMVDLLSRAGQLKQACKVIESMPMDPDTVLWGALLNGCVIHGDVNLGEMAASKLFELEPNNSGNYVMLANLYASTARWHQLKKIRQHMKDEQLQKNPGCSWIEDKDETHVFMACDLSHERAKEIYDVLDNLTAQMRLKQV comes from the coding sequence ATGGTGTTGAAAAATGGAGTGTTTTCTCATATTTATGTTGGGAATTCGTTGATTGATATGTATGGAAAATGTGGGAGTTTGGACGACGCCAAGAGGATTTTGAGTCAAATGTCGACAAGGGATTGTGTTTCCTGGAATTCAATGGTTACTGCCTGTGCTGCTAATGGGATGGTGTTTGAAGCAATGGAGTTTTTGGAAGTGATATCGAGGGAGAGTGACTCGACACCAAACCTTGTTTCTTGGAGTGCCTTGATTAGTGGGTTTGCTCAGAACGGATACGACCAGCAAGCTCTTGATTTACTGTACAAAATGAGGGCTTCGGGATGTGATCCGAATGCACGTACATTAGCAAGTGTCCTTCCAGCCTGCGCAAGATTGAAAAAATTGAGATTGGGGAAAGAAATCTACGGATACATAACAAGACATGGGTTTATGTCTAGTCCTTATGTTGTTAATGGATTGGTTGATCTTTACAGGAGGATTGGCGATATGGAAAGTGCTTACAAGATCTTTTTGAAGTTTTCAGTGAGAGATGAGGTATCTTATAATACTATGATAGCAGGGTATTGTGATAACGGGTTGATTCTAAAGGCAAAAGAGCTATTTGATGAAATGGAATGTGAAGGTGCAAGGAAGGATTTGATTTCTTGGAACACTATGATTTCGGGGTTCGCAGATAATTTCAGATTCACAGAGGCTTTGAGAATGTTCATAGAATTAATACAGAAGGGAGAAGTTGAAGCAGATACATTTACCTTGGGGAGTGCTCTTGGAGCTTGCGCTGACACGGAATCTCTGATATTAGGTAAAGGGATTCATTCATATTGCATCATCAAAGGCCTCGAGTCAAATCTGTTTGTGAGTGGAGCATTAGTAGACATGTACTGCAGATGCCAGGAACTGGAATCTGCAGAAATAGCCTTACAGCGGGCACAGGAAAGAGATATAGTGATATGGAACGCTTTAATTTCGGGTTATTCTCGATGCAACCAGATGGAAAATATGCAAAACTGTCTGCAACAGATGAGAGCCGATGGATTTGAGCCTAATGTATATACGTGGAATGGAATAATTGCAGGATATGTGGAGAACGACCACCATGAGTTGGCTCTGCAGTTGTTCTCTGAGATGCAGGCTTCAAAAGTGAAACCTGATTTATATACGGTTGGTATAGTTTTACCTGCATGCTCAAGGTTAGCCACGATCCAACGGGGCAAGCAAATTCATGCTTATGCTATCAGATGTGGATTTGAATCAGATGCTTATATTGTGGCAGCTCTGATAGATATGTATGCCAAGTGCGGTACGATCAACCGTGCAAAACTAGTTCATGCAAGGACGAACGGAAGAAGCTACAATTTGGTAACCCAAAATGCGATGCTAAATGCATATGCAATGCATGGACATGGAGAGGATGGGATTGCTCTCTTCCGTGACATGCTGATGGATGGTTGTACACCAGACAATGTGACTTTCCTAGCTGTTCTTTCGTCATGTGTTCATGCAGGAGCAGTGGATACAGGAGTAGAGTTCTTTGATTTGATGGGGAACTATGCTGTTACACCGACCTTAAAACATTATACATGTATGGTTGACCTCCTAAGTCGTGCTGGCCAGCTCAAACAAGCTTGCAAAGTGATCGAGAGCATGCCTATGGATCCGGATACGGTGCTTTGGGGTGCCTTGCTAAACGGTTGTGTTATTCATGGGGATGTGAATCTAGGCGAAATGGCAGCATCTAAGCTTTTCGAGTTGGAACCAAATAATTCAGGGAACTATGTGATGCTTGCAAATCTATATGCTTCTACTGCTAGATGGCatcaacttaaaaaaataagacAGCATATGAAGGATGAACAGCTGCAAAAGAATCCAGGATGCAGTTGGATTGAGGATAAAGATGAAACTCATGTGTTTATGGCATGTGACTTGTCTCACGAAAGAGCAAAAGAGATTTATGATGTTTTGGATAATTTAACAGCACAGATGAGATTGAAACAGGTTTAG
- the LOC140894480 gene encoding uncharacterized protein, with amino-acid sequence MYLKKPFWSESLTAESEAEPQSPVLELVKSLDKQRLYREVTLALRTGLREARAEFSFLRILGLRSILKFLRSVAESDNTIDLFRHSQSIPELQVVPVLFQHSLKEIEDQTVTSLDHIFTVEPMKITSPSTDAEVALALRVLEGCCLLHGESAISAHQHKAITVLMNILSTRGVLEQGACLDAFIAIMLDSSSNQMDFEECNGIEEVTMLIRDKQVDENLRLKCGEFLLLLIGHLNGRETPPMVTIHEDIRRFLGEKSASLIWAASQFGSTLDPEERLTALHIQARRVLESVDLY; translated from the exons atgtaccTGAAGAAGCCGTTTTGGAGCGAAAGCTTGACCGCGGAGTCGGAAGCCGAGCCTCAATCGCCGGTACTTGAGCTCGTGAAATCGCTGGACAAGCAGAGACTATACAGAGAGGTGACGCTCGCGCTCCGAACCGGGCTACGCGAAGCGCGCGCGGAGTTTTCGTTCCTTCGTATTCTCGGTCTCCGTAGCATTCTCAAGTTCCTCCGATCCGTTGCGGAGTCGGATAATACGATCGATCTGTTTCGTCACTCGCAATCCATTCCTGAACTCCAGg TGGTTCCTGTTCTGTTTCAACATTCTCTTAAAGAGATAGAAGATCAGACAGTGACAAGTTTGGATCACATATTTACTGTTGAACCTATGAAGATAACCAGTCCTTCGACTGATGCTGAAGTGGCTCTTGCACTACGAGTTCTTGAAGGATGCTGTCTTCTTCATGGCGAGAGTGCAATCTCAGCTCATCAACACAAGGCGATAACT GTTTTGATGAATATATTGTCAACTCGTGGAGTACTTGAGCAAGGTGCATGCCTGGATGCTTTCATAGCAATTATGCTAGATTCTTCTTCCAATCAAATG GACTTTGAGGAATGCAACGGCATCGAGGAAGTTACAATGCTTATTAGAGATAAACAAGTGGATGAAAATCTAAG GCTGAAATGTGGGGAGTTTCTGTTGCTCCTCATTGGGCATCTAAATGGAAGAGAAACACCTCCCATGGTCACAATACACGAGGACATCAGGCGATTCCTGGGGGAAAAATCTGCCTCCTTAATATGGGCAGCAAGTCAATTCGGATCGACCCTGGATCCAGAGGAAAGATTGACAGCTTTGCATATTCAAGCTAGAAGGGTGCTCGAGTCAGTTGATCTTTACTGA